The following are encoded in a window of Brettanomyces bruxellensis chromosome 9, complete sequence genomic DNA:
- a CDS encoding uncharacterized protein (BUSCO:EOG09263QH4): MTEEIEEKKVEPSKIPEESKANTESNPDTNAKQANNQQENEKQRKPPVIICVGMAGSGKTTFMQRLNSYLHSKKEPPYVINLDPAVMSVPFGCNIDIRDSINYKKVMETYNLGPNGAIVTSLNLFATKIDQVLGLVDKRSSSFKHCIIDTPGQIECFVWSASGTIVTESFASEFPTILAYIIDTPRTASPTTFMSNMLYACSILYKTKLPMILVFNKTDVKSADFAKKWMTDFEAFQAALERNIELSDETSEGSGYMASLVNSMSLVLEEFYSTLDAVSCSAYTGEGFDDFLKAVDSKVDEYNDIYVKERERILKNRKKREQKRKEQNLARMMSDMGLDDKKGGSKSDEVNPDSEVSRTERVDVLSDLSSSSDDDDEIEAQIKEDEANGYENGIINLEDEEDEKQQEDKISAAKNAIQERYKKAMGKGVDSSKIAEDIASYIRENRG, encoded by the coding sequence ATGACcgaagaaattgaagagaagaaggtggAACCTTCGAAAATACCAGAAGAATCAAAGGCAAACACAGAAAGTAATCCAGATACTAATGCAAAACAGGCTAATAACCAacaggaaaatgaaaagcagAGAAAGCCTCCAGTTATCATCTGTGTTGGAATGGCAGGATCAGGAAAGACTACATTTATGCAAAGGTTGAATTCATATCTACACAGCAAAAAGGAGCCACCTTATGTAATCAATTTGGATCCAGCAGTAATGAGTGTTCCTTTCGGCTGCAATATTGATATTAGGGATTCAATAAACTATAAAAAGGTCATGGAAACATACAATCTTGGACCTAATGGGGCTATTGTGACCTCGCTTAACTTGTTTGCAACAAAAATCGATCAAGTCTTAGGTCTGGTAGACAAAAGATCATCTAGTTTCAAGCATTGTATAATAGACACACCAGGTCAAATTGAATGCTTTGTTTGGTCGGCATCTGGAACTATTGTTACTGAATCGTTTGCCTCTGAGTTTCCAACGATTCTTGCATATATTATAGACACACCAAGAACAGCTTCACCTACAACATTCATGTCGAATATGCTCTATGCCTGCTCTATATTGTACAAAACTAAACTTCCGATGATTTTGGTTTTTAACAAAACCGACGTTAAGAGTGCAGACTTTGCAAAGAAATGGATGACCGATTTTGAGGCTTTCCAAGCTGCCTTAGAACGTAATATCGAGCTTAGCGACGAAACATCTGAAGGCTCTGGCTATATGGCTTCTTTAGTTAATTCGATGAGTCTTGTTCTTGAAGAGTTTTATTCCACGCTTGACGCAGTTAGCTGTTCGGCGTATACAGGTGAGGGCTTTGATGACTTTTTGAAGGCAGTTGATTCTAAAGTGGATGAGTACAACGATATTTACGTGAAGGAAAGGGAgagaattttgaagaatagaaagaagagagaaCAGAAGAGAAAGGAGCAAAATCTGGCACGTATGATGTCAGACATGGGTCTTGATGATAAGAAAGGTGGTTCCAAGAGTGATGAAGTCAACCCAGATTCCGAAGTGTCGAGAACTGAAAGAGTGGATGTTCTGTCTGATTTATCGTCTTCCTCAGATGACGACGATGAGATTGAAGCTCAGATCAAGGAGGATGAAGCAAATGGATATGAAAATGGTATTATAaatcttgaagatgaagaagatgagaaaCAACAGGAGGATAAAATATCTGCAGCTAAAAATGCTATTCAGGAAAGGTACAAAAAGGCTATGGGAAAGGGTGTTGACAGCTCTAAAATAGCGGAGGATATTGCCAGCTACATTCGTGAGAACCGGGGGTAA
- the VRG4 gene encoding GDP-mannose transporter into the lumen of the Golgi — MTSEKTPYAVSQKESSPYGGAPAKRDSGVFWQAIANSGPISILSYCLSSILMTTTNKYVVSGYHFNLNFVLLAVQSIVCILVISTLKFFGVITYRKFNKNEAKKWSPIAFLLVLMIYTSSKALRYLSIPVYTIFKNLTIILIAYGEVIWFGGEVTPMALGSFFLMVFSSVVACFGDKNSEGALNLNIGYVWMFTNCFASASFVLFMRKRIKLTNFKDFDTMYYNNILSIPILLVASILLEDWSPENLNRNFPPDNRLAVISAMIFSGASSVGISYCSGWCIRVTSSTTYSMVGALNKLPIALSGLIFFDAPINFFSVSSIFIGFAAGVLYAVAKQKQKEEQHRKEQLPK, encoded by the coding sequence ATGACTTCGGAAAAAACACCTTATGCCGTGTCCCAAAAGGAAAGCTCTCCTTATGGAGGAGCTCCAGCCAAACGCGATAGTGGAGTGTTTTGGCAGGCAATTGCCAACTCCGGCCCAATATCTATTCTTTCATACTGTCTGTCTTCCATCCTTATGACAACAACGAATAAATATGTTGTCTCTGGCTATCACTTTAACCTGAACTTTGTTTTGTTGGCCGTCCAGTCCATTGTCTGCATTTTGGTCATTTCAACTCTTAAGTTCTTTGGGGTCATTACTTACAGGAAGTTTAACAAAAACGAGGCCAAAAAATGGTCTCCTATTGCCTTTTTGTTGGTCCTTATGATTTACACCTCATCAAAGGCTTTGAGATATTTGTCCATTCCAGTCTACACTATCTTCAAGAACTTAACCATCATCTTGATCGCTTATGGTGAGGTCATCTGGTTTGGAGGTGAGGTTACTCCAATGGCTTTAGGATCGTTCTTTTTGATggttttttcttctgttgTTGCTTGCTTTGGTGACAAGAATTCTGAAGGAGCTCTGAACTTGAATATCGGTTACGTTTGGATGTTTACAAACTGTTTTGCATCCGCTTCATTTGTGTTATTCATGAGGAAGAGAATCAAGTTGACCAACTTTAAGGATTTTGATACCATGTACTATAACAACATATTGTCGATTCCTATTCTTTTGGTCGCTTCGATTCTTCTTGAGGACTGGTCTCCAGAGAACTTGAACAGAAACTTCCCTCCTGACAATCGTCTTGCTGTTATTTCTGCCATGATCTTCTCTGGTGCTTCTTCGGTTGGAATTTCTTATTGCTCTGGTTGGTGTATTAGAGTTACATCATCTACTACTTATTCTATGGTTGGTGCTCTCAACAAGCTTCCTATTGCATTGTCTggtttgatctttttcgATGCTCCtatcaacttcttctctgtttcatccattttcattgGTTTTGCTGCAGGTGTTCTCTACGCCGTTGCcaagcaaaagcaaaaggagGAGCAGCACAGGAAAGAGCAGTTGCCTAAATAA
- the BNA6 gene encoding nicotinate-nucleotide diphosphorylase (carboxylating), whose protein sequence is MTDNKENTPEKFSDLLLESSGWKSQVTSWLQEDIPSFDYGGYVVGSGIQKADLLCKADGVLCGVPFVKEVFRQCKVEAIWFYEEGSFIKASEVENGRIKVAEVTGPVKNILQAERLALNILARSSGIATQSYKTIQAARDIGYRGIIGGTRKTTPGLRLLEKYSMMVGGVDPHRYDLSSMIMLKDNHIWATGSITKAIKRAKRVGGFALKIEVEVRNEAEAREAIEAGADIVMLDNFNPSALRKAARQLKTDLFPANHFLLECSGGLKLENIGKYLCNDIDIYSTSSVHQGCGIIDFSLKIRHNKYF, encoded by the coding sequence ATGACCgacaacaaagaaaatacacCCGAGAAATTTAGTGATCTTCTCCTGGAGTCTTCTGGTTGGAAAAGTCAGGTGACTTCTTGGCTTCAGGAAGACATTCCATCATTTGACTATGGAGGATATGTTGTTGGATCAGGGATCCAAAAGGCGGATTTATTATGCAAAGCTGATGGTGTGTTGTGTGGTGTCCCTTTTGTCAAAGAAGTTTTTAGGCAATGCAAAGTGGAGGCTATATGGTTTTATGAAGAGGGGTCTTTTATTAAAGCTTCCGAAGTTGAAAATGGTAGGATAAAAGTTGCTGAAGTCACAGGACCTGTTAAAAACATCCTTCAGGCGGAAAGGTTGgctttgaatattttggcAAGAAGTTCTGGAATTGCCACACAGTCGTATAAAACAATCCAGGCGGCTCGAGATATTGGATACAGAGGGATTATTGGAGGAACAAGGAAAACCACCCCAGGATTACGTCTTTTGGAAAAGTATTCGATGATGGTCGGTGGTGTTGATCCTCATCGATACGATTTGTCATCCATGATAATGCTCAAGGATAACCATATCTGGGCCACTGGCTCTATTACAAAGGCAATCAAGAGGGCAAAACGTGTCGGAGGATTTGCACTTAAGATAGAGGTGGAGGTGCGTAATGAAGCCGAGGCCAGGGAAGCAATCGAGGCTGGCGCCGATATTGTAATGCTTGACAATTTCAACCCATCTGCTTTACGTAAAGCAGCACGCCAGTTGAAAACAGATTTATTTCCTGCGAACCACTTTTTATTAGAATGTAGTGGTGGGCTTAAGCTTGAAAACATCGGAAAGTACCTATGCAATGATATCGATATTTACTCCACGTCTTCTGTTCATCAGGGTTGTGGGATTATTGACTTCAGCTTGAAAATCAGACACAACAagtatttttaa
- a CDS encoding uncharacterized protein (BUSCO:EOG09265CFP), which produces MSDEKKAVPQEEIHKIRISLVSTKVKQLEEVCQGIIDNAAREHLYHKGPVRMPTKVLSIATRKTPNGEGSKTWEHYEMRIHKRYVDLHAPASSVKRITQITIVPGINVEVTIAA; this is translated from the coding sequence ATGTCGGACGAGAAAAAAGCAGTTCCACAGGAAGAGATCCACAAGATCAGAATTTCATTGGTTTCCACCAAGGTTAAGCAGTTGGAGGAAGTCTGCCAGGGTATTATCGACAATGCCGCACGTGAGCACTTGTACCACAAGGGACCAGTTAGAATGCCAACCAAGGTTTTGTCTATTGCCACCAGAAAGACACCAAACGGTGAGGGTTCCAAGACTTGGGAGCACTACGAGATGAGAATCCACAAGAGATACGTCGACTTGCACGCTCCAGCTTCTTCTGTTAAGAGAATCACTCAGATCACCATTGTTCCAGGTATCAATGTTGAGGTCACCATTGCTGCTTAA